A region of Sneathiella limimaris DNA encodes the following proteins:
- a CDS encoding transglutaminase-like cysteine peptidase, whose protein sequence is MKVIRLLLLSSIICSFAFSGSNSNAQDADGLFGTLEIASSDLQALPQWRRALASFSDLKKAAKACDEDILKCNSQQMTLWRTKIQELEHSPKSIIMRQINQFVNKWQHNSDWATYRHQDYWASPLEFLTVGGDSEDFAIMKYVSLKELGFSSEQMRIVVTRDVLRGVTHTILSVQLNNKSYVLDSQTDTVFQEKFIKYYVPLYSLNETTRWAHIPSQYIAASNAARIDQ, encoded by the coding sequence ATGAAGGTTATCAGACTCCTCTTACTGAGCAGCATCATTTGCTCTTTTGCCTTTTCAGGTAGCAACAGCAATGCCCAAGACGCTGATGGCTTGTTTGGTACATTAGAAATTGCGTCTAGCGATCTTCAAGCCCTGCCTCAGTGGCGCAGAGCTTTAGCAAGCTTTTCCGACCTGAAGAAAGCGGCGAAAGCGTGTGACGAAGATATTTTGAAATGCAACTCCCAGCAGATGACACTTTGGCGGACAAAAATTCAGGAACTGGAGCACAGTCCTAAAAGCATTATCATGCGGCAAATCAATCAGTTTGTGAATAAATGGCAGCATAACAGTGATTGGGCAACTTATCGCCATCAAGACTACTGGGCTTCTCCCCTTGAGTTTCTAACTGTTGGAGGGGATTCAGAAGATTTCGCGATCATGAAATATGTGAGCCTGAAAGAATTGGGATTTTCTTCTGAGCAAATGCGGATCGTTGTAACCCGTGATGTCCTGCGCGGTGTAACGCATACTATTCTGAGTGTTCAATTGAACAACAAATCATATGTTCTCGACTCTCAAACCGACACTGTTTTTCAGGAAAAATTTATCAAGTACTACGTACCTCTCTATTCCTTGAATGAGACAACCCGTTGGGCCCATATCCCAAGTCAATATATCGCAGCCAGTAACGCAGCGAGGATCGATCAATGA